The nucleotide window ACATTCAGCTAACTTCTCATTTGCTTTAACctgtatatattgaaaaaatttattctaaaGTAGTCTTATATTGTGcaccaaattacaaaataaggAATACTTAAGACATAATTATTACCATAATTTGTTCAGTTTCCACATTCATGTGAGAACCATCCTTTTTAGTGTgagttgctttaaaaaattcGAGCCGTCCTACTTTTCTTCCATTGTGAACCTCCTACAAGtgtttaaaccaaaaaaaattgtttgaatcACAAACATCAAGAGATAAAAGTAGAAGACATCATTAAAATACAAACGAAAGTAAAACAACAACATTTTTAATTCACACCTACAatttaattcttaatatatatttgcctaccatttccttttcctttctagCAAAGCTCTTTGATCCAGAGGTatgagtatatttttgttgttttctgctAGCAACCCCAAGTCTTTCTGAATCCTACATAATGACATATATAGTAACttagaaataagaaagatattacaattttagtaaaataagtaaaatacaTATTCATACCTCTCCTTTATTTGAATACCAATAATCGACTAATTGTTCCCACTGCCATCTAATGGTTGTATTTGgatgtttatctttgttcactTGCATACCATCTTCTCGTTTGAAATGACGCTTTTTCAAATCATGCttgtaatctctccatttcttcccCAGTGACTTGAGCACATACTCTTTTGAAATCTCAAGTGCAAATCGTAACTAGTTGAAgacattataaacaattttgtttatcaatgtaacttgatgtttttatatttatagaaataacATTTGAACAATTCAATTATGTGGGTTTACCTCAataaatttgaacaattcatccttcaatgtttttggcactttatgccaactctcataATGGATGCCAATTTGTTGACCGGTTCGAGCAAGCATGCCGAGAAATCCAGCCAGTAGTTGCGCTTCCGGCCCAATTGGTTGTCCCAAATGATTTGCACTCACCACAATCCTCTCCTCTGGTGGTAATGACCACAAGTCTTTCAAAGTAGTTCGgcctcttttcttttgttgtccATTTCTATCAACTACATATTAGTATAACATAAGaatattaacacaaatataataaattatgattaagtTTCAAGATATGAAACGAACCTGCATTTAAATTTTCTGCTTCACTAACTGCGGGCACGTTCTCTAATCTGGtactattattttggtttggCACTTGTTCATTGTGATTTGAATCAGCTGAAGATGATGTGATCGAGCAATGAGGAGTAACATGAAGTGATGGAGCGGATCTAGTAGAACCAATAGGGGCTGCTGAGTTGGAGTTGTTGGTGTTGCTCATTCTAGCACCCACACCATCGTCACACCCACTACCATTATTTGGAGCATTAGTTGGAGCAGGTTCTGACACgaccattttcattttgttcaattttaatttcggcATATTTTCTCTTATCTGCATCATATAAACAAAGACAtgttattgttttgaatgaatCTCCCATACATGGAAGTTCTTGTCTAgtggaacaaaaataaataaataacaacaaatagtttatataaaaaaaatactaataaaatataagaaataaaatgctaacaaactaaacaataaaaatgaaaatatgaccATGCACCACCAGCGCAATAACCCGATAGTAATGAGTTTATTTCACATATCAGAGATTAATGATTTAACTCTTTTAAAACATGATTAGGTATTTAGTGAATGTATAAGTGATGATGGCTTGTCCatattgtagaaaaaaaaaaattttgaccaatctaaaaataatacaaggagGAATAGTTGATcgatatgaaaaattatatgaacCAATACAAAATTTACCATATGTTGTTATCAAGTTTTGTTCATGTCATTCAAACCCTAATTGTTCCATCTTCcctttgaattaataaaaagcaAAGATAACACGCAATTGTTGCATTGAGGTGGAATTCTTAAGCTAATTGTTCCACATAACCGACCAAAAAACtatatgaagaaaaagaacTCGAATGGAAATGTTAGGGTCCCCGTGTATCAAGGTTTGTCCTTAATCATGACAcctatttgtttttattctggTTGAAATCTCAATCTAATCTTCTGAAAATGACATGCAaactatataagaaaaataattaaattaaaatttgatgctCACGCATCAAGATTATTTCCTATCATGCTAATCAAATCATCTCCACAACTCTTTGTTGTATTCTGGTATATTTCTCAAGTTGATCTTctcaaatgatgaaaaagaattatattaaaaaaagccaCAACTCGAATGATTTACTAAAAATCAACTCCTAGCACTccacaaaaaaactaaaaatttcaaattatacaCACAAAGGTTTTCCATATTCAATCGAAGCAACCACATCAATGTTACAACGTAAATAATTATATGGTCCATACCTACCGAGATGTTgctaaaagaacaaaaaaatatcacagcttgttgattaaaaacaaaCCTCTAAACCAAAGCAcaaatcaaataacaaaagtTTATATTTCCAAGAAAAGAGTCAAGACCagtaaaacacacaaacaaacaccatTTTGAAACACTAAACATGTTTGATATCTGTATCTCAAACATCTAAATGAGTAAACTAGCATGATGTTGGAGTACTTGCTAAAATGGTGATCAAAAGCATGGTGCTTCCTAACAAATGTTAAACAAGCATGGAAATTTCCAGTTTATTCCTTTAATTGTCAAACAAAAACTTCACATTTCAGTAAGCTAATGATCTACAAATCATGATTTCTACTCTCTAATgttcacaaaattaaaaaaaacaaaacaaagaacccATACATGCAATACCCAAGCGATCCCGCCAATCCTTCAAAAAGCTCACTCAACTCGCTTACACCGTATCTGGGTCTCCAAGCCCTGCTCCAAAGAAGAGCATCGAGATTCATCCATACATCCGATAATTCCCAAGAACCACACAAGacgataataaaaaagaaaaatcatgccGTTTTTCCAATGAAGACGAAGCTCATCAGTGTTCAGCGATTCCGGTAGCTCCAACGGTACTCGCGGCGGCGGCGGCCTTCttcaaaaaccctaacaaaaatCCCAATGAACCACCAAAacctaaaacaagaaaacaccCAAAAAAATCCTAAATCAACAACACTAAATCACCTTACGAACTCGACAGCTTCAATTGTGCGCAAGAAGTCAA belongs to Dioscorea cayenensis subsp. rotundata cultivar TDr96_F1 chromosome 17, TDr96_F1_v2_PseudoChromosome.rev07_lg8_w22 25.fasta, whole genome shotgun sequence and includes:
- the LOC120281112 gene encoding uncharacterized protein LOC120281112, whose amino-acid sequence is MVVSEPAPTNAPNNGSGCDDGVGARMSNTNNSNSAAPIGSTRSAPSLHVTPHCSITSSSADSNHNEQVPNQNNSTRLENVPAVSEAENLNAVDRNGQQKKRGRTTLKDLWSLPPEERIVVSANHLGQPIGPEAQLLAGFLGMLARTGQQIGIHYESWHKVPKTLKDELFKFIELRFALEISKEYVLKSLGKKWRDYKHDLKKRHFKREDGMQVNKDKHPNTTIRWQWEQLVDYWYSNKGEDSERLGVASRKQQKYTHTSGSKSFARKEKEMEVHNGRKVGRLEFFKATHTKKDGSHMNVETEQIMVKANEKLAECETVDEDMQIVETEILTQVIGKERCGRVRGLGLGPTLKTYYGGTTSRTSTTSSAQSSEFVERFNQMEQQMQQLKEEREQERAQREEERAQECARYNALLGFLQTRFPGVTIPGVDPAGSTSQSQITM